The nucleotide window TAATTTAAAAATTTCCCAGCCGCCGCTTCCAATTAACACGATCGAAATAACTAACCATGGAAGGCGGATTTTAAGAAGAGTATCAGCCTTTCCAGGAGCATACATACTGGTTGAAGGAATCATCATTGGAAAAGCTACTTCTTCTGAGATCGCACTCATATCCGAAGATGGTTTTCTAACCTCAATGGAAGGAGGAATTATAAAAGAGCAGGGTATTGACATTCTTCATAAGCATGAAGAAAGAGTACCAATAGACCTTTCCAGATCCTGGGTAAAAACCGGTACTCCACGGAAAAACTCCGAAGCTCAAAGTTTTTTTAAAGACGAAAAAGAATTGGTAGCAAAGACTGCTACTTTAACAAAAAGCTCTTTTACGGAAACGGTTCCTGAAAATAGAGTTAAGGTCATCCTTATAGACCACTGCGCAGAACGTTCAATCGAGATGATTGAAGGAGCGGATTTTGCAATTACCATTGGAGACGACACAACCGAAATTGCAGGAAGTATATTTTCCAGGTTTGGAATCCCGATCCTCGGAGTTACGGATGGTGATTGTGACGAACTTGCAGTTTCAGTTACTTATTCTACAGGTTCTATGATCCTGAACTTAAAGTCCGGACAGGATGACGAGTTAGGGAGACTAATTCTACAGGATATTTTTTCAGGGGAAAATAGCGCTATTTTTGAAAATCTTGATAATTTGAAATCAAAGGTCATAAATCTTGCAGAGAATTCTCTTGAATCCATTACAGAATATTGAACCATACCTAAGCACAAAAATGAAATGAGACCCACAATAAAAAATAATACTTGAATTATGCGTAAATTTGTACTGGGAAATTATGAGGTTTGTAAATGAAAATAAAAATTCTGATATTAATTGTCCCTCTTATAATCTCACTGCAAGCAGCTTCAGTATACGGAAT belongs to Methanosarcina barkeri 3 and includes:
- a CDS encoding DUF2117 family protein — its product is MKIGIVVHNVQLMDSPQVIKNILTLLSRENLVDACLCGTMGKVAVIDAGLDDLIEINRFLSPSACIETLFRSNDLVFLLNHGRELKTGRTFGRIVVSHVENPEKKPLIQIERPGCPDGELIPWNQAAELHVEEFSKLLNLKISQPPLPINTIEITNHGRRILRRVSAFPGAYILVEGIIIGKATSSEIALISEDGFLTSMEGGIIKEQGIDILHKHEERVPIDLSRSWVKTGTPRKNSEAQSFFKDEKELVAKTATLTKSSFTETVPENRVKVILIDHCAERSIEMIEGADFAITIGDDTTEIAGSIFSRFGIPILGVTDGDCDELAVSVTYSTGSMILNLKSGQDDELGRLILQDIFSGENSAIFENLDNLKSKVINLAENSLESITEY